The Methanobacteriaceae archaeon genomic interval GAATGAAATGCCAGTGAATTTCAGGTTTAGGATTTTTTGCTCTGAAGGCTGCATTTTTAAAGCAGCTCCAATTAAATAAAGATGGGTTTAATATTTCTGCCAGTGCTTTTTCCATTATTTTAACTATTTTCCCAAATTCTACCCATTCATCAGCAGTTAATTCCATTAAATCTCTACACTGTCTTTTAAGTGAGACAACGCAAGTACCTAAGTACCGCTGACTGGGAGCTAAAAAAATTATCCAGTATTCAGTTTCTTGGACTTTTTTGCCGTAAAACCCGTCAATTGCACAATATTCACATTCATTCATTATTAAAATCCCCTAAAATAATTAAGATTGTTATATTAAATGTATATACCCTGACAATTATAAATAATTTATAAATTTTAGACCTATTTTCCGAATTTATTGTAATTAATTATATAATAATTAAAAACCAACCTTAATAACAATAATAAATTAAAATCCATTTTGACATATTTTAATAATGAATTTAATAATTGTGAGTGGTTAAATGCTTCCTCAGTTAGAACTTAGAAAATTTGTAACCCCTGAATTTATTTTTGGAGATGGAGCACGCCTTTTTGCGGGTAGATATGCTAAAAACTTAGCAGCTAAAAAGATATTAATTGTTACTGATCCCGGGATAATAAAAACTGGTCTGGTTGATGAATTAAGTTATACATTAACTGAAAAAGATTTAGAATATGAAATATTCTCCAATGTAACACCAAATCCTCGAGATTATGAGGTCATGGAAGGTGCAGAAGTATTTTCAAGTGAGGAATGCAATTTTATTATTGCCTTAGGTGGTGGAAGCCCCATGGACTGTGCAAAAGGCATTGGAATTGTTAGTTCCAATAAAAAGCACATTCTAGATTTTAAAGGGGTAGATAAAGTTCCAGTGCCCTCACCCCCATTAATTTGTATTCCCACTACAGCCGGATCATCTGCAGATGTATCACAGTTTGCAATAATTTTAGATTCTGAAGAAAATTTAAAAGTGGCCATTGTAAGTAAAACAGTTGTCCCCGACATTGCATTAATTGATCCATTTACTACATTAACTATGGATAGCCATTTGACTAGTGTAACTGGTTTTGACGCATTGATACATTCTATAGAAGCCTATGTATCCAATGCAAGCTCACAGATAACTGATTTACATGCTCTGGACTCCATAAAAATAATAAACCAAAATATTTCTCCCGTGCTTAATGATCTTAAAAATTTAGAATTTAGAAGCAACATGATGATGGGTAGTTTAGAAGCAGGTTTAGCATTTTCAAATGCTAGTTTAGGCCTGGTACATGCTATTGCCCACAGTTTAGGAGAAATAGTAGATTTATCTCATGGAGAGTGTAATGCTGCCGTTTTAGAATATGTGATTGATTTTAATTTCTATTCAGCTCCTGAAAGATACATTGTAATTGGTAGAGCCATGGGAATCAACTTTAATGGTTTAGATATCAATGCTAAAAAAGAAGCTCTACTAAATAAATTGAAAGAACTGAAACTTTTATGTGAAATGGATTTTAATCTCGGTGAAATGGGCTTAGAAGAAAAGTATATTGTTCATCTGGCTAAAAATACCATTAATGACCCATGCGTAGTCACCAACCCCCGAAAGCCATCTGTAGAAAACATTGTGGAGATTCTTAAAAATGCCCTCTGATATTCCAGATGAATGGTCCACGCTTAGGGAAAAAATTATTGGTTTAGGTGAGAAATCAATAAAAAAAAGTTACTATCCAGAATTACAAGAACATTTAAACGAATTAGAGCGATTTAGAACTCTTTTAGATCAAACTAATGATGCTATTTTTCTAGTTGAAGTTTCATCATTTTTATTAACTGATTTGAATCAATCAGCCTATAAACAATTAGGTTATTCAGCTAAAGAATTAATTAAAACATCCATTATTGATATTGTAGCTCCAGAAGACAGACAGAAGTTTATTAATATTTTTTCAAGTCCAGAACATCCTATTTCTAAAGAAAAATTAAAATTCAAAGCTTTTTTTATTAAAAAAGATAATGAACTCATGCCTATGGAAGTCAGCACCCGTATGGTCTATTTTAGTGGAATTTTATATTCGGTAATGGTTGCCCGAGACATTAGAGACCGAATTGCTGCAGAAAAAGCCTTGAAAGAATCAGAAGATTATTACAGAACTATTTTTGAAAATACTGGATCTGCCACGGTTATTTTAGAAAAAGACACCATCATATCTCGTGTAAATACTGGTTTTGAAACCCTTACCGGTTATTCAAGAGAAGAAATTGAAGGTAAAAAAAGTTTTAAAGACTTTTTACATCCTGAAGAATTATCTAAAACTTTAAAATATCATCAAATGCGCCGAAATAAGATAGAGCTGGCACCAAAAGAATATGAAACCATTGGTTTCAATAAAAATGGTGATTTGAAATATGTGGTTGCTACCATAGCAATCATACCTGGAACTGACAAAAGTTTAGTTTCCCTAATGGATATAACTGCTCGAAAAACGGCAGAAGAACAAATAATCAAGTCATTAGAAGAAAAAGATGTTTTGTTAAAAGAGATTCACCACAGAGTAAAAAATAATCTTCAAATAATATCCAGCCTTTTAAATTTACAATCATATCATATTAAAGATCCTAAAGATCTTGAGATTTTTAAAGAAAGTCAGATAAGAGTGAAATCCATGGCCCTGATCCATGAACAACTTTACCAATCTGAAAATTTAGCCAGTATAAATTTTGCGGAATATATTAAGAACATAACCAGTCAGTTATTTAATTCATACTCATCCCCAGCCAGCAATATCACCTTAAATCTGGATTTACAGGATGTAAACCTGGAAATAGAAACTGCCATCCCCTGCGGCCTAATAATAAATGAGCTGGTGAGCAATAGTTTGAAGCATGCTTTTAAAAATAGAAATAAAGGAAAAATAAGTATATCTCTTAATCAGGATTCAGAAAATGTTGTTCTGTCAATTTCTGATGATGGAGTTGGTTTTGACCTAGAAAAAATGAATATTAGTGATTCTCTAGGCCTTAAACTGGTTAAAACTTTAGTAAAACAATTAGATGGTTCTTTAGAAATAAAAAGTAATGAAGGCAGCAGCTTCTTAATTAGTTTTAATGAAGCTGTTTATAAAGTATAGAATTTGAAAATAACATAATAAATTCCATTTTTCAATTTTATTGTTCTGGTTAAGTTTTATATTGTTTAATTTAGATTATTTTTAATTAATAATTGAATTAATATAAAAAAATTTTATTTTAATAGAATGGTAATAGAAATCATTATATGTTAAAATTAGGTTCTATTAATTATGGTAAAATTTAGTTCAAGCGAAATTAGAGATATTCTCATTTCCATGCTAGTAATAGCTGGAGTATTTGCTTACATATTAAGCGGAAGAAACATTAATTTAGCAATTAATTTGTTTCCTATTACTTTAATCGCCGTAGGGCTTGGATTTGTACTGCATGAACTGGCCCATAAATTTGTAGCCATACACTACGGATTCTGGGCAGAATATAAGCTGTGGGCAGAAGGACTAGTACTGGCCATCATTACATCGTACTTTGGTTTTATATTTGCTGCTCCCGGAGCAGTTTATATTCATGGAGAGTATATTTCTGAGGAACAAAATGGAAAGATATCCCTGGCCGGGCCTTTAACCAACATTGCACTGGCACTGATATTTCTGGGATTATTAAGTATTTCATCTGCTTCACCTATTTTACAAACTATTGGATTCATTGGATTCAGTATAAATAGTTTCATAGCTTTATTTAATCTAATTCCATTTAGTGTATTAGATGGAGCAAAAATATTGCGTTGGAATCCTATAATTTGGGTATTGACTGCTGCAGTAGCATTTATTATGACATTTAATCAGTACATCCACCTATTCTAATAAACTTACAAATTAATTATTTCTAAAAACGGTGACCTCATGTTTTCAAATGTACCTGTAAAATATTTTAGTTGCACTCATCGTGCTATAAACCCTTCTCAAACCATTGAAAAGGTTGAAAGTAAATTAAAACTAGCAGGAGTTACCCGTGTAACTGAAATAACACATTTAGATCGTATAGGAATACCAGTATTCTCTGCAATAAGGCCTACTGCTCAGGACGGTGCCGTGAGTATTTATGCTGGTAAAGGGGCCACTAAAGAGCAGGCCAAAGCTTCCGCTATGATGGAAGCTTTTGAAAGGTATTCTGCTGAAAAAAAAGACTGCGATAGCGAAAAAATAATTAAAGGAACCTATGAAGAGCTTGAAAAGGCCTTAAAACCATCTTTACTTATTTTACCCCGGCGATTGCAAAGCAATCCCAGTCATACCCAGCTGGAATGGATAGAATCCGTTAATATCAAAAATGAAGAAAAGGTTTTAATTCCAGCCAATGCAGCATATCACCCCTATCGTTCAAAAAATACATCAAGTATCTTTAAATCTAATACAAACGGCCTGGCTTCCGGAAATATTGTTGAAGAGGCTGTTTTTCATGGGATGACAGAGGTAATTGAAAGAGATGCTTGGAGTATTTTTGAAGCCCATAAAAATAAAGTGGAAATTGACGCATCTAGGAGTGAAAATTCTATTATTATTGATCTTTTAGGTAAATTTAAAGATGCTGGAATTGGAGTAAAACTTATTGATTTAACTGCAGACGTTAAGGTCCCTACTATCGCTGCTGTTGCTGACGATGACGTTTTAAAAGACCCTGCCCTTTTAACTATGGGTGTTGGAACTCATCTAGATCCAGAAATTGCAGCAATAAGAGCCATTACTGAAGTTGCCCAAAGCAGAGCCACCCAAATCCATGGTACCAGAGAAGACACTTCCCGTGCCGTTTTCATGCG includes:
- a CDS encoding HIT family protein translates to MNECEYCAIDGFYGKKVQETEYWIIFLAPSQRYLGTCVVSLKRQCRDLMELTADEWVEFGKIVKIMEKALAEILNPSLFNWSCFKNAAFRAKNPKPEIHWHFIPRYKDSVEYHGITFKDPDFGYVPQPIAREIPSEVMDDLFDLIKSAMDKYSI
- the ercA gene encoding alcohol dehydrogenase-like regulatory protein ErcA; the encoded protein is MLPQLELRKFVTPEFIFGDGARLFAGRYAKNLAAKKILIVTDPGIIKTGLVDELSYTLTEKDLEYEIFSNVTPNPRDYEVMEGAEVFSSEECNFIIALGGGSPMDCAKGIGIVSSNKKHILDFKGVDKVPVPSPPLICIPTTAGSSADVSQFAIILDSEENLKVAIVSKTVVPDIALIDPFTTLTMDSHLTSVTGFDALIHSIEAYVSNASSQITDLHALDSIKIINQNISPVLNDLKNLEFRSNMMMGSLEAGLAFSNASLGLVHAIAHSLGEIVDLSHGECNAAVLEYVIDFNFYSAPERYIVIGRAMGINFNGLDINAKKEALLNKLKELKLLCEMDFNLGEMGLEEKYIVHLAKNTINDPCVVTNPRKPSVENIVEILKNAL
- a CDS encoding PAS domain S-box protein, whose protein sequence is MPSDIPDEWSTLREKIIGLGEKSIKKSYYPELQEHLNELERFRTLLDQTNDAIFLVEVSSFLLTDLNQSAYKQLGYSAKELIKTSIIDIVAPEDRQKFINIFSSPEHPISKEKLKFKAFFIKKDNELMPMEVSTRMVYFSGILYSVMVARDIRDRIAAEKALKESEDYYRTIFENTGSATVILEKDTIISRVNTGFETLTGYSREEIEGKKSFKDFLHPEELSKTLKYHQMRRNKIELAPKEYETIGFNKNGDLKYVVATIAIIPGTDKSLVSLMDITARKTAEEQIIKSLEEKDVLLKEIHHRVKNNLQIISSLLNLQSYHIKDPKDLEIFKESQIRVKSMALIHEQLYQSENLASINFAEYIKNITSQLFNSYSSPASNITLNLDLQDVNLEIETAIPCGLIINELVSNSLKHAFKNRNKGKISISLNQDSENVVLSISDDGVGFDLEKMNISDSLGLKLVKTLVKQLDGSLEIKSNEGSSFLISFNEAVYKV
- a CDS encoding site-2 protease family protein translates to MVKFSSSEIRDILISMLVIAGVFAYILSGRNINLAINLFPITLIAVGLGFVLHELAHKFVAIHYGFWAEYKLWAEGLVLAIITSYFGFIFAAPGAVYIHGEYISEEQNGKISLAGPLTNIALALIFLGLLSISSASPILQTIGFIGFSINSFIALFNLIPFSVLDGAKILRWNPIIWVLTAAVAFIMTFNQYIHLF
- a CDS encoding YcaO-related McrA-glycine thioamidation protein produces the protein MFSNVPVKYFSCTHRAINPSQTIEKVESKLKLAGVTRVTEITHLDRIGIPVFSAIRPTAQDGAVSIYAGKGATKEQAKASAMMEAFERYSAEKKDCDSEKIIKGTYEELEKALKPSLLILPRRLQSNPSHTQLEWIESVNIKNEEKVLIPANAAYHPYRSKNTSSIFKSNTNGLASGNIVEEAVFHGMTEVIERDAWSIFEAHKNKVEIDASRSENSIIIDLLGKFKDAGIGVKLIDLTADVKVPTIAAVADDDVLKDPALLTMGVGTHLDPEIAAIRAITEVAQSRATQIHGTREDTSRAVFMRKAGYERMKKINGHWFNEGEKFIELESIKNRCSNSFKEDIETTMKQLAKCGLKDVFFVDLTREEVDVPVVRVIIPGMEVFSVDPERAGDRVCKII